GTTTTAGGGTATTATTAAACCATTCCTCCCCGGTCACGTCAAAACCGGTCTTTAAGCGCGCCGCCGGGACTGCCTCCAACAGCTCCCCCTCCTTCGACAGCAGGGCGATATTGGAAATATAGTCTTTATTGTTGTCATAGAGCAGCGTAAACTCATTGGTCACCGGCTCCGCCGACAGATCGGCATTTTTCACTACGCCGTAGTACAGGGAGTCAGACAGCTTCATGATGGTCCTCAAATAAGAATCCACCGACCGGTTCACCTGGCTGATCATCGCCTGGTTTTCCTCCTGGATCGTGGCTGTAAGCTGGCTGGACAGCCTTCCGTACAGGGAAACGCCGATCAGCATGATCGCCACCAGAGCGCTGACCGTAAAATAAATATAGATCGTATAGCGGATGCTCATGTTCTGAAAAAATCCGTTTTTTTTCGGCTTCGCCATAGGTTCCTCCCCCTGCGCTCCTTTATGCTACTGCGCCCCCCGGAACTTGGTCGGGGATACGCCAAACCGTTTCTTAAAAACATAACTGAAATAATTCTGTTCCTGGTATCCCACCTTCTGGGCGATAATATAGGTCTTGTCATCCGTCTCATTGAGCAGTTCTACCGCCTTGTCAAGCCGGACCTCAGTAAGATAGGCGATATAGGTCTGTCCTGTCTCTTTTTTGAATACGGTGGAAAAATATGCAGGGCTCATGTGGAGCTGGCGGCAGAGCATCTCCACGGACAGGTCCGGGTTCTGGTAATTGTCCTGGATGTACTGTTTTGCCTCCAGGATCACCTTCCTGGTGGTATTGTCCCGCTCCCGGTCCATGCTCTCATTCATCCGGTACGCCACCTGCAGGATCCAGTCCTCAAACTCTTCCCTGCGCTGGATCGCTGACAGGATATCGGTGTACTGCTCCTGGACCCTGAACATGTCGCCGGGATTGAAATCATACTGCTGCATGAGCTGGGTAATGCAGTTGACAATGGAGAGCATATAGAGCTGGTGCTGGCGCACATGGACCTTGGCATCCCCCATCCGGACCACCAGCCGCTGGATCACCTCCCGGATCTGGTCCTTCGGTCCAAACTTGATGGCATTCACCAGCTCTGCCTCGTCCTTGCCGTCCAGCTGGAGCTTCCCGCGGCTGACCGGCTCCACGTCGTTGATATAGATCGTATTCCCCGGACCCACGATGGCGCGGTACCCAAGGGCGTCCTCCGCCGACTGGTAGGAGGTGCCGATCTGCTCTAAGCTGGTACAGCTGTGTCCCACGCCGACCGTGATGGTCACCTCCAGGATCCGCTTGCTCTCCTTGCAGATATCCCCCAGCTGGTCGATCAGGCCCGTCTGGGTATTGCTGTCGTCCACGGCGGCGATCAGCGCGATGCCCGCTGCGGAGTTAAATATGATAAAACGGCAGTAATCCTTTAAATTGTCCTCCACCAGCTTTTTCACGGAGATGGGGATCAGCTCCCGGTGCTTGGAGAGCACCCGCCCCTCGGTCTGCTCCTCCTGCTCCACATGGATCAGGGCGGCGATCCATTTCCTGGCGTCCAGGATATCCACGCCGTACTCCTTCAGCTTTTCATCAATCTGCGCCCCATGTACGGTACCGCGCACCATATCATTTAAGAACAGCTCCCGCAGTATGGGCAGGCTGTTCTGATAGCTGACCCGTAAAAGATCCACATTCCGGCGCTGCTTGATCTCTTCATCCAGGTTTTCCCGGACACGGTTCAAGATCTCGGAAAGCTCCTCCACATTGACCGGCTTCAGGATATATTCAGTCACATTCAGCTTGATCGCCTGCTGGGCATACTCAAAATCATCGAATCCCGAGAAGATCAGCACCTTGACAGAGGGATACTTTTGACGGATCTTCGCCGTCAGGGTCAGGCCGTCCATGTAGGGCATCCGGATGTCCGTCATCACCACATCCGGCTCCAGCTGCTCGATCTTTTCCAGGGCATCCTCCCCGTTCTCCGCATCGCCGACCACTTCAAACCCCAGCCGCTGCCAGTCAATCTTCCGGATTATGCCCTTGCGCACTTCCTCCTCGTCGTCTGCCAATATTATTCGGTATAAGCTCATTGCCGCCCCTCTCCTTTGTCCAGTATCTGTCCAAGCTGTTCCAGTAAATACAGATTCTCCTCCTGCCTGCCGACGCAGACACGGTAATACCCGGCTGTAAGGCCTGTAAAGTTTTTGCAGTCCCGGATCAGGATTCCCCTTAGCCTGCACTGCTCGTAAAGAGAATCCGCCTCTCCTTTTATTTCCCACGGCGCCTTAAAAAGCAGGTAATTGGCATTTGAGGGATATACTTTAAACCCCAGCCCTTCAAGGCCGGATGTAAGCGCCTCCCTCTGCTGCCGCAAAAGCTCCCGCGTGCGTTCCAGATATTCCCCACAGGCCTGCGGCTCCAGCGCAGCAACGCCCGCTACCTGGGCCGGAAGCGACACGCTCCAGGGCTGACGGTTTTTGTAGAGCTGCTCCCACAGCCCCGCCTCCCGGCAGATCCCATAGCCCAGACGCAGCCCCGCCATAGCAAAAGTCTTGGTAAAGGCCCGCAGGACCGCCATCTGCGGATACTCCGCCGTCAGCGGGACCGCCGAGCTCTGCTCCGGGTTTTCTAAAAACTCGCAAAAACATTCATCCACAACCAGAAACGCCCGGTTCTGATGACAGGCTTTTGCCAGCTTTCGGATCTCCCCTGCGGTCACGGCAACTCCCGTCGGATTGTTGGGATTACAGAAAAACACCATATCCGTGTCCTCCGTCACCTTCTCCGCCATGTTTTCCATATCAGGGACAAATCCCCCCTGTTCCTCCAGGTGGTAATATTCCACCTGACAGCCCACGCTGCGCAGCGCCCGCTCGTATTCAAAAAAGGCAGGGGCAGGAACCAGCGCTTTCTTCGGCCTTTTTACCTGGACCAGCAGACAGATCAGCTCTGCCGCCCCGTTGCCGCAGAAGATCCGGGATGGTTCCGTCTTGTGGAGCCTGGCAAGCCGTCCGGTCAGTTCCCTGCATTCCGGGTCCGGATAGCGTCCCCAGTCCTCTACAGAATCCCGAAGCCGCCTGACCACCTGCTCCGGCATCCCAAGGGGATTTAGATTGATTGAAAAATCGTGGGAGATCACATTCCCATAAATATCCCCGCCATGTGCGTGACGCTCCATAGTGTTCCTCCTCCTGCTAAAAGTGCCAGTACCAATGCTGTATACATGATGCGGTTCACCCTGACGATATCCTCCGGCTCCACCGGGCGGGTGTCGTCCCCGATGAACGGCTTTTTGTGGAGTATACCGAAATACCAGGCGTCCCCTGCCAGCTGTACCCCCAGCGCCCCGGCGCAGGCAGATTCACACTGGGCGGAATTGGGGCTTTTATGGCACCTGCGGTCCCGCCTCCAGATACGCCATGCACCTGCCCCGTCAAACCCCGGAAGCACCCACGCCGCCAGGATAAAAAAACATGCCGTCAGACGCGCCGGGATCCAGTTGACCACATCGTCCAGACGCGCCGCCGCTCTGCCAAAGTACAGATAGCGCTCATTTCGATAACCCACCATGGAATCCATGGTATTGACCGCCTTATAGAAAAAACCGCCTGCAGGCCCCAGCAGGAGCATAAAGCAGAGCGGAGCGATCACCCCGTCCGACGCATTCTCCGCCACGGTCTCCACCGCCGCCTTTGTGATCCCCCCGGCTGTCAGCTGATCCGTATCCCTGCCCACGATCATGGAGACCGCACGGCGCGCCCCCGGGATATCTCCGGCCCGCAGGGCGTCATACACCTTCATGCTCTCGGTTTTTAAGGATCTTCCTGCCAGGATCTGTCCACACATGATCCCCATAAGGAGGAACCTTACATAGGGATGGATCCGCCCTGCCGCTGCAAGGATCAGGCCGGAAGCTGCCACGGAGGCTCCTGCCACACAGCACACCAGCAGGGTTCCCGCAGCCAGCAGGCCCTTTTTTGTCTCAGGGAATATGCGCCGCAGAGGAGGCTCCAGCTTCTGGACCAGCCACCCCATGGCCTTCACGGGATGCCACCAGCCCTGCGGGTCTCCTATGATGCAGTCCAGCAAAAATCCAACGTACACCGCCGCTGCATATTCCATCATTCCAAGTTCTGTCATCTGTCCTGTCTGTCTCCATTTTCTGTCATAATCACTGCGGCGTATCTATTTGATCCGCATTGGGATCCCGCACATCATGCGGTACACCTCATCCGCCTCCCCGGCGATCCGCTGCCCTGCACGGCCCACCGCCTCCCGGTAGTCCCGCTCTGACCGCTCCACCGGCACGATCCCGCAGCCCACTTCATCCATGGTGATGATCTGCGTGCCGCTGCAGATCACCTCATCCGTAAAAGCATCCGGGTCCAGCCCCGCCTCCATCACCTGCCTCAAAAAGCCGTGGAAATTCACCAGGCAGGCCTTCCCGGAAACCTGGCTCCAGCAGTCCGTTCTTCCGTCCGCCATACTGTCCTCCGGACGACAGTCATCCAGGCTGCGCTCAGATGGTCCGGCGCCTTTACACTGCTCCAGAAGGCCGCGTGCATATTCTGCCTTGCCCTGACAGCTGCCGCCAACAATCAGAATCATAAGTACTCTCCTGTCTTTATCAAAATATCAGAGGATCCAGGATGTCCACACCGCCAGCACTGCCAGCATGGACAGCTCCGCGATCTGCAGAAAATATCCAGCCAGATCACCGGTCATGCCGCCGAACTCCCGCACCGCCATCCGGTAATACCAAAAGAGCGTACCAGCCCCTGTGACCACCAGAGCGGCTGCCATGCAAAAACCGCCGGCATCCCAGATAAACCCGGCTGCCAAAAGCGCCCAGACGGCCATGGAAACCTGAACAGCCCTCACCTGCGCCCCGGAAGCAAACGTGCTGGCAAGCCCGTCTTTCTTCGCTTTGGGGAACGACACCACAGACCAGCCGCTGAATGCCCTGGTCATCACATAGACTCCCGCCACGGCCGGGAAGGCCCGTTCCTTTAAAGTGCTGAAAACCGCCGCATAGATGAGCAGATAGACGCCGCCCCCGATCACGGCAAACGCCCCCGTATGGGGGTCCTTTAATATCTCCAGCTTCCGCTGCCTGTCCTGGCAGGAGCTTCTGGCATCCACCGTATCAAGAAATCCATCCATATGGATCCCTCCTGTCACCAGGAGCGGCAGAGCCGTCCCGATGCAGGCAGCAGCCGTCTCCCCCAGCCCCAGCCGTCCCGAAAGCCCGTGAAAGACCGCGACCAGCGCTCCGATCACCACACCCACCAGCGGAAAAAAGCAGAGCGCATACTTCATCCCCGCCTCGCTCCATTCCATGGCGGGCATCGGGATACGGGAATACATGGACAGAGCGATGACAAGGCTCTGGATCATTCCCCCGCCCCGTCCCTTATCTGGATTACTCAAATTCCACCTCCAGGGTATAGCCTTCCTCGTCGTCCTCATGCTCTTTTAACAGCGCCTGGTATAACGCCTTTAAACTGTTCCCGGCATTCTTTCGTGCATCCTCAAGGATCCCGCTGCCCACAGCTTTTTCCTCCATCAGCACATGCTGCTCCGTCAAAAACCGTGTCACATCCTCCGTGGCAAGCCCGTTGAAAATGCTGTTCTTCTCATCAAATACCGTGACAGATTCCATATCCACCTCATGGGACAGGATCCTGGCCTCTGGAATGACCACCCTGATGACCCGGTCCTCCAGCGTCACACGGATATCCTTGAGCTCCACACCAGCCTTAACGGTCCCGTCATAGGAAATGATGAACATCTTTTTGGTAAACGGAATATTCTTTCCGCCGACCTGAAGGGTGTTCTCATACCTGCCCATGTTGGTATAGTAGTATTTCGCCGTGGCAAGCTCGCCGATCTCCTGGATCTGCTGCTGAAGGATATCCTGGGTAATGGCTTCCTTTTCCTGGACCAGTCCGCCCCTTGTCCCCTTCCAGACAGCCCCCATGCCAAATGCAGCTGCCACCACGATCACCGCAGCAGCGATCGTCCAGATTCTCTTTTTTAGTTCTTTCATACACAATCCCCTTTATCTCTGGTATTTGACCGGCAGCGGTATCCCGCAGACCACCTCAGTCACCCGGTCCGCCATGGAGGCAAGATTTTGGTTCACCTGCCCCAACAGCCCGATATAGCGCATGGTCTCCGGCTCGTATGCCTGTCCATCTGAAAATACTTCATTTGTTACTATGATAATGTCTCCAGCCTGTTTTTGCAAGTGCCGGATTCCATTCTCAATTCTGGCACAGATTTCACAATCGGTCCCTCCCGTCTCAAACTGCTCATTTGCCACCAGGTTTGACATGCATTCTAAAAGGACTGTACGCTCTTTTGCCCCCCCAAGTGCCAGATGTTCCAGGCCGGTGCAGCACTCCACCGTCGTAAACTGTTTGTCCTTCCTCATTTCCCTGTGCCGTTCTATCCGGCGGCGTCCTTCCTCTCCCCAGGGCCTCATGGTCGCCACATAATAGCGGCGTCCCCTGCATTCCATCGCAAGCCTCTCCGCATAGGCTGATTTGCCGCTGGCGCTTCCTCCCGTGACCAGATGCATCATAGGACAGATCCCTCCAAAAAGCCCAGGATCCATTGCGGCGAGGAGAGATAGTAAAGATGGGGAAAACCCGCCACCATATGCTCAGTCACATACATGCAGTCCCAACCACGGCCGCTTCCGGGCTTCTGCGCCCGCATAGAGGTACCCGGCGCCGTGCTGTCCCAGTAATGAAACTCATGTCCGCGGATACTCCCCCCGGGTCCGTTCAGCGTGATATAGCCAAACCTGGACAGTCTGCTGGTCCGGTAGCCGTTTCCTCTGATCACGCCAGCCATGGGATAGATGCCTCCATCACTGCCCTCCAGGCTGTCATGCAGGTAGAGAAACCCTCCGCACTCTGCAAGGAGCTTGACCCCGCCATCAGCCGCCCGGCGTATTTCCTCCAGCATGGAACGGTTTTCCGACAGCTGCTTTGCATAGATCTCCGGATACCCGCCTCCCAGCAGGACCGCAGCCGTCTGCTCCGGCAGGTGCGCATCTGAAAGCGGGGAAAAGGGCACCAGCTCCCAGCCGGAAGCTTCCAGAAAATCCAGGTTTTCCTGATAATAAAAGCAGAATGCCTCGTCCCTGGCAATGGCCATACGTCGTTTTTTACGGGGTCCTGCGGCTTTCTCCTCCTTTTCCGGTACGACAACCGGCGAAGCTGCCTCCGCCAGCCTGCATATACCGTCCACATCCAGGCACTGCTCCAGCCGGTCCGCCAGCAGTTCCACCCGGGCAGCAAACCGCTCCTGCTCCTCCGGTATAGAAAGCCCCAGGTGGCGGCTTTCAAACTCTGCCTCCGCGCACTTAGGCACCGCGCCCAGGCAGACAACGCCCTGTTCCTCCAGAAACGGCTTAAGCCGCTCCATCATCAGGGGAGAAGTGCGGTTTAAGATGACGCCGGCGATCCGGCTGTCCCTTTTATACTCCCGGAAGCCTTTTAGCTCCGCCGCCAGGGACAAACTGCTCTTTTTACCGTCCACCACCAGGATCACGGGAGTATCTGTGATCCCGGCGATCTCATATGTACTTGCCTGCACCGTATTGCCGGCAACTCCGTCATAATATCCCATGACGCCCTCGATCACTGCCATATCCTTCATCCCGGCCCTGTTTACAAACAACCTGCGCACCTCTGTCCTGTCCAGGAAAAAGCTGTCCAGGTTCCCTCCCGTTATCCCCAGCACATGGCGGTGGAACATGGGATCAATGTAATCAGGTCCGCATTTGAAAGCGGCGCATGACAGTCCACGCCGTTTTAAAAGCGCAAGCAGTCCGGTGGTGATCATGGTCTTTCCGCTGCCGCTTGCTGCCGCCGCTATGAGGATACGCGGTATGTGCGCTTCATCCGGCAGGTTCCTGGCAGATAAAACGCTTCTGCCTGGCATGGAGGCTTCCGCGGACACCTGAGTACCGGTAACATCTATATGCTTACCAGATACCGGCAGCCCCGCCGTTATGATATATACCGGGTTCTGTCCCTGCATCATATGATAGCCTCCCCGCACCTGGGCGCGGGATACCTGCACGCAGGTGATATCCGGCTCCATCCCGCGGCGTTTAAAGTATTCCGTGGCACGGCACAGGCTTTCCAGAGCAATCACATTGAGTACTACCTGCACCGCGGGATTCCTCTGAAATACCGTATCCAGGATCGCTTCCAGGCTGCCGCCGCTCCCTCCCACGAACACCTTATCCGGCGCCGGATACCCGTCAAGGATCTCCGGCGCTTTCCCCGATGCCACCGTCAGGTTTGAAATGCCGAACTTCTCCCTGTTGGCGCTGATCAGGCGGCACCCTTCTTCCTTCTGTTCAAACGCGTATACATGTCCCTCCGGAGCCAGCAGCGCCGCTTCCACAGAAACAGAACCTGTTCCGGCGCCGATATCATAGACGACGCTGTCTTTCCCAAGCTCCAGCTTCGAGAGGGACACCGCCCGCACCTCACTCTTTGTCATGGGGATATCTCCCCGGATAAAACATTCGTCTCTCATGGTTCCCCTCCGGTTCCTGCTTTTGTCCTCTTATGTTCTCTCGATCACGACAGCCGCCAGCTCATCTGCCTCCGCCCGGCAGAATGCTTCTGCCCTGCCGGTCATGATCCTTTCATCTGGATATCCCATACGGACACCGGCTGTCACCGACGCGTCCCCATATCCGGCCTCTGAAAGCCTGCGGCAGACACTTCCCAGGTTTTCAGCGCCCCCCAGCAGCAGAAACAGACGCGGATGGCTGCGCAACAGCTCCACCACATCACAGTTTCTTCCATGAGCGCTGGCAAGATACATCCCCTCCCAGGATACCTGCATTCTGGCACAGAGGCTGCTGACCGACGAGATCCCCGGATATACCTTTACCTGCCAGCCGCAGTCCTCCAGGGGGCTTTCCCCACAGCGCGTCCGCAGCGCTTTTACAAGAGAAGAGCTCCCACTGTAAAACCCTGTGTCCCCTGAATATATGACTCCAATATTTCTGTATCCGGGATGGTCGTCCAGCCAGTCCAGGATCTTGTCTGCCAGATAGCGCGGCTCCTTTTTAGCCCCCGGACACCAGCGCCGTACATCCTCCAGCATACGGGGCGCTCCCAGAACGGCGTCACATGCCTGAAGAGCTTCCGCCGCCTCCAGGGTGAGCTGTCTTCCGCCTCCCATCCCCATGCCGATCAGAGAGAGCTGTCTCGCCGCTTTTGTGGGAGCTCCGCCTGAAACCGCCTGCCTCTCCTCCGCCATGGAGACGGGTTCCCTCCGAAGAAGTTCTTTCGCTTCCTCCAGAGAGACGCCCTCCTCCTTCACCGGACGCCCGATCACGATCACCCGGCAGCCGCACTTCCTTGCCGCCATTATTTTTTCCAAAAAACCCCCGCGGTCTCCGGACTCCTTGGTCACCAACCACCGCGCCCCGATCTGGCGCAGGATAGCCCGGTTCAGCTCCTCAGAGAACGGGCCCTGCATGGCGATCAGATGAGAGCCTCCGATCCCAAGCGCTCCGCACTTATCCAGGACTGTGCTGCTTGGGAGTACTCTGGCATATATCCTGCCTTTCAGATACTTCTTCTTTGCAAAAACCTCCAGCTCCTTGCTCCCGGTAGTCAAAAGCACCGGTTCCCTGTCCCGCTCCAACAAGGCTGCTGCTGCCTCTGTGGACGGGACAAAAAAGACATCTCCATACACTGCCCCTGTCACGTCACAGCGGGAGATCTCCGCTCTCACAACCCTCCAGTAAGGAATCCCCAGCTTTTTGCACAGGGCGGCGGCCTGGCCGGTCACCACGCCTGCATAGGGATGGGTTGCATCCAGCACGATCTCCGGCTGTTCCCTGCGCATAAGGGCCTCCATGCCGTCCTCATCCAGCGCGCCGCGGCGCACCTGCACACAGGGATCCTCCCCGATCAGGCTTTCCCCATATTCCGATACCACGCTGACCAACACAGGGACCTGGTGTTCCGACGCAAATTCCGCCAGCTCCCTCCCCTCTGAGGTCCCTCCCAAGATCAATGCCCTGACTGCACTCATAGCTCTGTCCTTTCTATCTCCATACGGGCCTCTGCAACTGCTATTGTCACACTGCCGCAGATCTCCTTGTGTACCAGAAGGCGGCTCCCCGGCCCGGCGCCCAGAAGGGCCGCCCGCTCACAGACATTCCCGGTCCCCGTCACTTTCCTGACAAAAGCTGATTCCGCTATTTCTCCCTGTACCTGTTCCAGTTCTTCTGCGGTATAGGTCACAAACGGCACCTGCATGGATGCGGCTGTCTGAAGCAGGCCGCCCTCATTTTTCTTGATCGTAATACTCGCCAGCCGCGCTACTGCTCTCAGATCCAGACCATGCTTTATAAACGTCTCCTTTACCGCATCAAACACCTGGTCTGCATCCGTGTTCCTTCTGCACCCGATCCCCACCGTGAGCGCTTCCGGGATCAAACGGAGAATTCCCGCATCTTCCGGCAAAAAACGGGCGATGGCGCTGTCCGGCTCCGGAAACCGGCGGCAGGTGACCCACACATTCATCCGGCACTGCTTTCCCCGTGCATAATCCTCCGGCTCCGGTTCTGCCAGATGATAATCACTGTAAAAACCAACCGGTTCTCCATTTACCAGGGCAGAAGCTGTCTGCTTCGCCAGCTCCCGGTCGGAGAGCTTCAAGCGCCGCTCTGCCGCCCACACATCCACCGCTGTCCGGCCCTGCACATCAGATGCAGTGGTGATGATCGGAACTGCGCCAAGAATATCGGCAGCCATCCGCGCTAAACGGTTGGCTCCTCCCACATGCCCGGAAAGGAGCGAGACCGCGTAGCTTCCCTGCTCGTCGACCACCACCACAGCCGGATCTGTCATCTTGTCCTTCAGATACGGCGCTATGGCGCGCACGGCAATTCCCGCCGCGCCTATATAAAAAAGCCCGTCCACACGATCAAACATCCGTCCGGTCCACTGTCCCACCGGTTCTTCTAATGCAAAGATATCAGGAATCCCCTGAAATCCATCCGTAAAATTTTTATGTATATATCCTTCACAGGATATGCCCTGTTCCCGGAACTGTTCTGCCAGTTTCCCGCATATCCGGGCTCCTGCCCTTGTAAAACTGATCACTGCCAGTCTCAATTTGCGTCCTCCCTGTGTTGTTTTTGCTGCTTCTGCCGCTTCCACTGTGTAAGCAGCTCATCCGCCTGTGATGTCTTACCAAGTATACCGTATGCGGAAGAAAATGTCACCACTTGGGCTTTTAGTTGTCCTCCAGACCATTCCTCCAGCTGGGCTTTTACCCGTGCCGCCAAAAGATTCAGCGTCTGTTCTGCAGATCCCGCTTCCCGCAGGAGGGAAACCGCCTCCTCCGTGGTATTGCACTGAAGGACCGCCTGGCGCAGGGCTGCATTTTCCGGAGCTGCAGTTTGCAAAAGCTCCGCCATCTGCTCCATCCGGCCGTCCCCATAACGGGAATGGGTATTCCGGACTCCCGCTGAGACTTTCACCAGTTTGCCAATATGTCCCACAAACAGCACCTGCCGGATCTGCTCTTTCACAAGCATCGCTACGGCATCACCCACGAAATTGCTGCAGAGCACCGCTTCTCCCAGAGGCACTCCCATATTCTCCCGCAGGAAATTCTCACCGTAATTCCCCGGAGCCAACAGCAGGATCTTCTCGCCGGCTGTCCCCTTCATATGGATATCCAGCCGTATGGTCTCTAAAAGCGCCTCCTCGCTCATGGGCTTTACGATTCCGGTAGTTCCCAGAACTGAGATCCCGCCCTCGATACCCAGACGGGGATTGAACGTCTTTTCCGCCAGACGTTGCCCCTCCGGTATGGCAACCTGCACTTCAAGACAGCCTTCATATGCCGCCTGCTGACAGGTCTGCCACACTGCGGCTGCGATCATACTCCTTGGAACAGGGTTGATGGCATAGTGTCCAGGAGGGCAGGACAGCCCTGGTTTGGTGGCGATACCGATTCCGGTTCCCCCATTTATGTATAGATCGGGATAATCCTCCAGCCAGTACCCTCTGCCGCTGTCTTTCAGTTCTGTGAGCCGGGGGCGGCTTATGGGGGATACCCTGGCGCATATCCAGGATCTGTCGGTCACGTCCGGATCGTCTCCTGCGTCTTTCTGGACCTGAAAAAAGCCTTCGTATCCCGGGTCCGTGCATGGTTTTGGATACCAGATTCCTTCTTCTCCCTCCGGCAGCTTCAGATTAACTGAATCGGGTTCTTTTCCTGTTAGCAGAAAAATGGCTGCGGCCTTCGCCGCAGCCGACGCGCACGTACCGGTTGTATAACCGCTTCTCAGGCTTTTCTGATGTATTGGGTTCATATGGTTCCTTTCATTGATCCGATAGCTGCTGTAATAATGGTCCCTGGTTATATACGGACGGCTCTCTTCCTGGATGACCTGGGGGTCATCCAGGAAGCATCGGAGGTTCCTCCGATGGGGATAACTCAATAAAAACCTGCTTACAAGCGAGCTTGACGCAGATTTTTATTGAGTTATCCCCGCCGGCCTGAACAGTTACGTTCCATTATAAAAAATTTTCCTTATTTTGACAAGGGGGTTGCTTCTAAGGCTTCTTTTTGCATTTCTCGCTTTCTTTTGGTGATCAGGCCGCCGATCCGGCCGCTTTCTTTGGATGTCAGGCATCTCCAGCCTTCTTTTATCACCCGGTCTCCCAGTCCCAGCTCCTCTGCGATCTCAAACTTTAACTGCTCCTCCGGTGTCATATGATTCACATCAAACGGTTCTTTCGATTTCTTGCTCTTTGACATAAACAGGGCACACTCCTTTCTGATTTCTTTAGGAGTATGCCCTGTATTTTCCAGTTTATTCGATTTTTAGGTCTCTGAACCTGCCTTCATCTCTTTGGAAAGCACCTTCTGGGTCTCATTGAACGCATCTGCGCGCATTTTCTCCAGCTCCGTCGCCTTCTGATATTCCTTTGGCTGGTTGAGCACCACCTGCGGGAACGGGATGTTGATATCATACTTGTCAAATAAAAGCTTCATCTCGCGGTTTAGATCCCTGCCAAGCTGCGCCCGGTCTGACTCGGCACATTGAGCCATGATACGGATATTGACACTGTTGTCCCCAAGGGAAACCACGCCCTTGTAGAACGGGCCATCTTTGATGGACGGCAGCCGCTTCTTTATGGACGGCAGCTCCTTTGCCAGGATATTCTCCACACGCTCCAGGGACTCGCCGTACTCAATGCCAACGTCGCAGAAGGTATAGGAATTCTTCCTGGTCATGTTGATGACACCGCTGACGTTGCTGTTGCTGATGATCTTCACATTCTGTCCCGGATCCATGATCTTGGTAGTCCGCACTCCGATCTCCTGCACGGTACCGCGCCAGTCGCCTACCGTGACGATATCGCCCACACGGAACTCCCCTTCAAAGATGATGAACAGCCCGGCCAGGATATCTGATACAAGCTCCTTGGCCCCAAGGCCGATGACCAGGGACAGGATGCCTGCGGAAGCCAGCAGCGTCTTTGTATCCACGCCAAACAGCGCAAAACAGTAATACATCATCGCGATCACAGAAATATACTTTGCAAAGCTGCGGATCATCCTGCACACAGTCTCTCCCCGGGCGCCGAAGGTCCTGGAGAGCATCTTTAATATCTCCCGGAACAGCATGACAAACACGCTGACCACACAGATGATCATAATGCAGCCAGTGACTGCAA
This portion of the Clostridium sp. AN503 genome encodes:
- a CDS encoding small, acid-soluble spore protein, alpha/beta type, giving the protein MSKSKKSKEPFDVNHMTPEEQLKFEIAEELGLGDRVIKEGWRCLTSKESGRIGGLITKRKREMQKEALEATPLSK
- the cbiD gene encoding cobalt-precorrin-5B (C(1))-methyltransferase CbiD, with amino-acid sequence MSYPHRRNLRCFLDDPQVIQEESRPYITRDHYYSSYRINERNHMNPIHQKSLRSGYTTGTCASAAAKAAAIFLLTGKEPDSVNLKLPEGEEGIWYPKPCTDPGYEGFFQVQKDAGDDPDVTDRSWICARVSPISRPRLTELKDSGRGYWLEDYPDLYINGGTGIGIATKPGLSCPPGHYAINPVPRSMIAAAVWQTCQQAAYEGCLEVQVAIPEGQRLAEKTFNPRLGIEGGISVLGTTGIVKPMSEEALLETIRLDIHMKGTAGEKILLLAPGNYGENFLRENMGVPLGEAVLCSNFVGDAVAMLVKEQIRQVLFVGHIGKLVKVSAGVRNTHSRYGDGRMEQMAELLQTAAPENAALRQAVLQCNTTEEAVSLLREAGSAEQTLNLLAARVKAQLEEWSGGQLKAQVVTFSSAYGILGKTSQADELLTQWKRQKQQKQHREDAN